The following proteins are encoded in a genomic region of Sparus aurata chromosome 23, fSpaAur1.1, whole genome shotgun sequence:
- the slc25a17 gene encoding peroxisomal membrane protein PMP34 produces MSSEVFSYESLVHAVSGAVGSVAAMTVFFPLDTARLRLQVDENRKAKSTPAILAEIVKEEGLLSPYRGWFPVICSLCCSNFVYFYCFHSLKASWLKGKQSSPSTDLIVGIAAGVINVLVTTPLWVVNTRLKLQGSKFRSSDIRPTNYSGIQDAFVQIIRDEGVGALWNGTFPSLLLVLNPAIQFMIYEGLKRQLRRGVPRELSAVEVFIIGAVAKAVATTVTYPLQTIQSILRFGQFNESKDKSKLLSSLRTIKCLLVNRARKNGMLGLFKGLEAKLLQTVLTAALMFLLYEKIASCTFRVMGLSSDHYKKR; encoded by the exons ATGAGCTCCGAGGTTTTCTCGTACGAGAGTTTGGTTCATGCTGTGTCAGGAGCAGTG GGAAGTGTGGCTGCCATGACAGTGTTCTTCCCCCTTGATACTGCCAGACTGAGACTTCAAG TGGATGAAAATAGGAAGGCCAAGTCAACTCCGGCGATTCTGGCAGAAATTGTCAAAGAGGAAGGACT ACTTTCTCCATACAGAGGTTGGTTCCCGGTCATCTGCAGCTTATGCTGCTCCAACTTTGTCTACTTCTACTGCTTCCACAGCCTCAAGGCTAGCTGGCTGAAGGGAAAGCAGTCGTCACCCAGCACTGACTTAATCGTAGGCATCGCTGCAG GTGTTATAAACGTACTGGTTACCACTCCTCTGTGGGTCGTCAACACCAGGCTGAAGCTGCAAGGTTCCAAGTTTCGCAGCTCAGACATACGTCCCACCAACTACTCTGGCATTCAGG atgCATTTGTTCAGATCATCCGCGATGAGGGCGTCGGAGCACTGTGGAACGGCACCTTCCCGtccctgctgctggtgctgaacCCCGCCATCCAGTTCATGATTTATGAAGGCCTGAAGAGGCAGCTGAGGAGAGGAGTTCCCCGGGAG CTGTCGGCTGTCGAGGTCTTCATCATTGGCGCAGTTGCTAAAGCTGTTGCCACCACTGTTACATACCCGCTGCAGACAATACAGTCCATTCTTAGG TTCGGTCAGTTCAACGAGTCAAAGGACAAGTCAAAACTTCTGTCCAGCCTGAGGACTATCAAGTGTCTGTTGGTCAACAGGGCGAG GAAGAACGGCATGTTGGGTCTGTTTAAAGGCCTGGAGGCCAAGCTGCTGCAGACGGTGCTGACTGCTGCTCTCATGTTCCTTCTCTATGAGAAGATTGCCAGCTGCACCTTCAGAGTCATGGGACTGAGCAGCGACCACTACAAGAAACGCTAG